One stretch of Bradyrhizobium canariense DNA includes these proteins:
- a CDS encoding alpha/beta fold hydrolase — MPSFHNGAVEIAYLDEGEGDPVLLVHGFASSKNVNWVYPTWVSELKKNGYRVIALDNRGHGDSAKLYDSEQYHIGTMAGDVTALMDHLNIERADIMGYSLGGRMTAWLAHREPQRLRSAIFGGIAMGLIEGGGPGENVAKALEADSLEDVTDPVGRTFRAFADQTRSDRRALAACLRGSRRLMTREEAADITVPVLIAVGTADEIAGSATALGKIIPGSKVLDIPNRDHMRAVGDKVYKTGVLEFLSQRK; from the coding sequence ATGCCGAGCTTTCACAACGGCGCTGTTGAAATTGCCTATCTCGACGAAGGTGAGGGCGATCCTGTTCTGCTCGTGCACGGCTTTGCCTCGAGCAAGAACGTCAACTGGGTCTATCCGACCTGGGTTTCGGAGCTGAAGAAAAACGGCTACCGCGTCATCGCTCTCGACAATCGCGGCCACGGCGATTCCGCCAAGCTCTACGATTCCGAGCAGTATCATATCGGCACCATGGCGGGCGACGTCACCGCGCTGATGGATCATCTGAATATCGAGCGCGCCGACATCATGGGCTATTCGCTCGGCGGCCGGATGACAGCCTGGCTCGCGCACCGTGAGCCGCAGCGGTTGCGCTCGGCGATCTTCGGCGGCATTGCCATGGGATTGATCGAGGGCGGTGGTCCCGGTGAAAACGTGGCGAAAGCGCTGGAGGCGGACTCGCTCGAGGACGTGACCGACCCGGTGGGGCGGACGTTTCGCGCCTTCGCCGATCAAACCCGCTCGGATCGCCGGGCGCTGGCAGCCTGCCTGCGCGGCTCACGCCGCCTGATGACCCGAGAGGAGGCCGCTGATATCACCGTGCCGGTGCTGATCGCGGTGGGTACGGCTGACGAAATCGCGGGCTCGGCCACAGCACTGGGAAAGATCATTCCGGGTTCAAAGGTGCTCGACATTCCCAACCGCGACCACATGCGCGCCGTTGGCGACAAGGTCTACAAGACCGGTGTCCTGGAATTTCTCTCACAGCGAAAATGA